In a single window of the Olivibacter sp. SDN3 genome:
- a CDS encoding 7TM diverse intracellular signaling domain-containing protein, giving the protein MLLCSVWKVRGQQPVVLTDSVEQHMFTFGELRSLKDERGMLSFKDVLQPEMAARFQLNDRSTPQNEDIHAYYWYKITIDHHISPEKLFVLEFFDQTIDEIEAYLPNNAGGFDTLVLGDNYAFSKRPFLHKNFVIPLYQDLKGQQDYYFRIQSRQLVDAIIVVRSIDFFVEYALGEYFSFGIFYGMILVFSFYNLIMFFAVKQRAYLYYVCYMLCVALFEMCTDGIAYHYLWPNWSAWNQYAFGVVLCLMSVSALLFTQRLLLLQRKAPKLNTIISVIIGLRILYLLYALLWHRSLLNYKFMEAIPLLMAFGSGIYIWWRGYRPARYFVIGYGFLFIGYSIKLMIMLGFTWLNFGIVSYYCMSFCFILEMTFLSLAVGDRVRVMKNSRDKAQQLTIKQMQINQELKDSINKDLEQKVKERTSELVEKSHIISEQNLALSAANRLLEEQKNEITRMNALLNKDNALLKVNVEEVTRARALSKGLDFEEFSKAYPDQESCLRFLAGLKWKNGYCCRKCAATAFYIGHLPHSRRCAHCGYEESATAHTVLQHVRIPINKSFYLIYLLYSTKGRISSHKLAEVLGIRQSTCWAYSKKIKQQMEQKKMTFRNASETQGWSELLV; this is encoded by the coding sequence ATGCTACTGTGTTCCGTATGGAAGGTACGAGGGCAGCAGCCAGTTGTTTTAACAGATAGCGTCGAGCAACATATGTTTACCTTTGGAGAACTTCGATCTCTTAAAGATGAACGAGGAATGCTTAGTTTTAAGGATGTTTTACAGCCTGAAATGGCTGCGCGTTTTCAGCTAAATGATAGGAGCACTCCACAGAACGAGGATATTCACGCATACTATTGGTACAAAATAACGATCGACCACCATATTAGCCCAGAAAAATTATTTGTTTTAGAGTTTTTTGATCAGACAATAGACGAGATCGAAGCTTATTTACCCAATAATGCCGGAGGTTTTGATACATTGGTCTTAGGCGATAATTATGCTTTTTCCAAAAGGCCGTTTTTACATAAAAACTTTGTAATACCACTTTATCAGGACTTAAAAGGACAACAGGATTATTACTTCAGAATTCAATCCCGACAGCTGGTTGACGCCATTATCGTAGTACGTTCAATAGATTTTTTTGTTGAGTATGCGCTGGGGGAGTATTTCAGTTTTGGTATATTTTATGGAATGATTCTGGTGTTTTCATTCTATAACCTGATCATGTTCTTCGCGGTGAAGCAGCGGGCATATCTTTACTATGTCTGTTATATGTTATGTGTTGCACTTTTTGAAATGTGCACCGATGGCATCGCCTATCACTATTTATGGCCTAACTGGTCAGCATGGAATCAATATGCTTTTGGCGTGGTACTTTGTTTAATGAGTGTGTCGGCGTTACTCTTTACGCAGCGTCTACTGTTATTGCAACGTAAAGCACCAAAGTTAAACACCATTATTTCAGTAATTATTGGACTCCGTATCTTATACTTGCTGTACGCATTGTTATGGCATAGAAGTTTATTGAATTATAAATTCATGGAGGCAATCCCGTTGTTAATGGCGTTTGGCTCGGGAATTTATATCTGGTGGAGAGGGTATAGACCTGCACGTTATTTTGTCATTGGTTATGGATTTTTATTCATTGGCTATAGCATAAAATTGATGATTATGTTAGGGTTCACCTGGCTGAATTTTGGGATCGTTTCTTATTACTGCATGAGTTTTTGTTTTATACTCGAAATGACTTTCCTTTCTTTAGCTGTGGGAGACCGGGTGCGCGTCATGAAAAATAGTAGAGATAAAGCGCAGCAATTGACCATTAAACAGATGCAGATCAATCAGGAACTTAAAGACAGTATAAATAAGGATTTAGAACAAAAAGTGAAAGAGCGAACCAGCGAGTTGGTGGAAAAATCGCATATTATTTCAGAGCAAAACCTCGCGCTGTCAGCAGCTAATAGGCTTCTTGAAGAACAAAAGAATGAAATAACTCGGATGAATGCGTTGTTAAATAAAGACAACGCATTGTTGAAGGTAAATGTAGAAGAAGTTACACGTGCCAGAGCATTGTCTAAGGGATTGGATTTTGAAGAATTCAGTAAAGCTTATCCCGATCAGGAAAGTTGCTTACGATTTTTAGCAGGTCTCAAATGGAAGAATGGATACTGCTGTAGAAAATGTGCTGCTACGGCGTTCTACATCGGACACTTACCACATAGTAGGCGCTGTGCCCATTGTGGTTATGAAGAATCTGCTACTGCCCACACTGTTTTGCAACATGTACGTATCCCCATTAATAAATCTTTTTATTTGATTTATCTCCTGTATTCCACCAAAGGTAGAATATCCTCCCACAAATTGGCCGAAGTTTTAGGTATTAGGCAAAGCACTTGCTGGGCTTATAGTAAAAAAATAAAACAACAGATGGAGCAAAAGAAAATGACTTTTCGAAATGCTTCGGAAACACAGGGGTGGAGCGAATTGCTCGTTTGA